Proteins encoded together in one Pseudomonas sp. Seg1 window:
- a CDS encoding ATP-binding protein — MFKKAERKQAKLRLALAGPSGSGKTYSALLLAQGIGGRIAVIDTEHGSASLYADIADFDTVELHAPYSPERYVEAIIAAEQAGYNVLIIDSYSHEWTGSGGCLEANEKLAHQKFKGNTWAAWNETTPRHRRLTDKILTSSLHIICTMRSKTETVQGEGKKILSWA; from the coding sequence ATGTTCAAGAAAGCCGAACGCAAGCAGGCCAAGCTACGGCTGGCACTTGCCGGGCCATCTGGATCAGGCAAAACCTACTCCGCCCTTCTGCTCGCACAGGGGATTGGCGGGCGAATCGCGGTGATCGACACCGAACATGGCAGCGCATCGCTGTACGCGGACATCGCAGACTTCGACACGGTTGAACTGCATGCGCCCTACTCGCCCGAGCGCTACGTCGAAGCCATCATCGCCGCCGAGCAAGCCGGTTACAACGTCCTGATCATCGACAGCTACTCCCATGAGTGGACCGGCTCCGGCGGATGCCTCGAGGCGAACGAGAAGCTTGCCCACCAGAAATTCAAAGGCAACACCTGGGCGGCGTGGAACGAGACGACGCCGCGCCACCGGCGGCTGACCGACAAGATCCTGACCAGTTCGCTGCACATCATCTGCACCATGCGGAGCAAGACGGAAACGGTCCAGGGTGAAGGGAAAAAGATCCTCAGCTGGGCATGA
- a CDS encoding 3'-5' exonuclease encodes MNEPHLVEAAWLKLNNLSSLAVTDSFLHRYKPGKPIELSALATSHILDEELADCPPHTDFALPGDVVYLIGHNVDYDWRVIGEPDVKRICTQALSSKLWPSAGSHTQSAMIYLHYRAEATGLLRNAHAALDDVKNCRLLLVKILDQLAAELGRPVNDWEELWQISEDARIPTIIGFGKHKGTAFADLPSDYRRWLLNQPDLDPFVRKALSR; translated from the coding sequence TTGAACGAACCGCACCTGGTAGAGGCTGCGTGGCTGAAACTCAACAACTTGAGCAGTCTCGCTGTAACCGACTCGTTCCTGCACCGCTACAAGCCGGGCAAGCCGATTGAGTTGAGCGCGCTCGCCACCAGCCACATCCTCGACGAGGAATTGGCTGATTGCCCACCACACACCGATTTTGCTTTGCCGGGAGACGTCGTTTATCTGATCGGACATAACGTCGACTACGACTGGCGCGTGATAGGGGAGCCAGATGTGAAACGCATCTGCACCCAGGCCCTGAGCTCAAAGCTGTGGCCAAGCGCAGGCAGTCACACACAGTCGGCAATGATCTACCTGCACTACCGCGCCGAAGCGACCGGCCTACTCCGCAACGCCCACGCAGCGCTCGACGACGTGAAGAACTGCCGCCTGCTGCTGGTGAAGATTCTCGATCAGCTTGCGGCTGAGCTCGGCCGGCCGGTCAATGACTGGGAAGAGCTGTGGCAGATTTCCGAAGACGCCCGCATCCCTACGATCATCGGCTTCGGCAAACACAAAGGCACCGCCTTTGCTGACTTGCCGAGCGACTATCGGCGCTGGCTGTTGAATCAGCCGGACCTCGACCCATTTGTTCGAAAAGCGCTTTCGCGCTGA